ATGTCGACCAATAGGAGAACAAAGAATTTAGTATTGGCATTGAGGTTAATCACCTGTGGGAAAAACCTTTCAAAGATCATTCTGTAGCAGTAGGCCTCTTTCGTGGCTGGTGTATTGTGTGGGTATATGTGCTGTGCATTTTGCATCATTTTATCGGTCACCTACAATgtaaaggaaaaagagagagttaAGAGACAGAAAACAGAGATCATAGAAAAATGATAGACAGAAAGACTAGTAGATAAATTACATGTTCGGCTGCATGAGCTTTCAGCCCATCAATCCAACTGTAGCCAACACCATCACTAAACTGCTCCTTCTGCCTATAGAGAATATGCTGCAAAGACGAGATGCAATTCTGAGTTTTCTTTTCTGCGTAAGAGCAATAGAATTTTGACACCACATGATTCTATTAGCTATCTCGTTCTGAGAGAATATGAAAAGCTATGTGCCATAGAGAAGATTGGGGGAAAGAACAAACTAAGTAGTTTTCAGACCTTTGGCAGATACGGGTTTTCCTCATCATCAAAGGCTTTCCTCAAGACCCACTTCTCGATTCGCCCCATATCAGGTTTGATCTGCTTGCATTTGCAGAATGTCACCTTGCAAATCACTGTAGGAATTCGCCTTTACATGCAAAATAGAAAAGGTGCACTGTTGAAGTTACCATTTTATATTCAGGATCGATGCTCATAGCAACTTTAATGAATTCCTTGTCCAAGAAAGGCACACGAACTTCCAGCCCCCATGCGGATGTTGCTTTATTAGCTCTTAAGCAATCATACTGGTGAAGAGCTTTTATCTGCGAATGAAATGATGCAAGTGACATCATCATTAAAACCAAAAGTAGCTAGCTCATCAGAACATAAAAGTTCAGAAGGCCTTTTGATGGAACATTGATGTGCATACCTTGCGACATGTCTCTCGGTGGAACTCTTCCTTGTTTGGTGCCTTGTGGAAATATAAATAGCCTCCAAAGAGCTCATCCGAGCCTTCGCCAGAGATCACCATCTTCACTCCTAATGACTTGATCTTACGGGCCATAAGAAACATGGGGATGCTGGCCCTGATTGTAGTGACATCATATGTTTCGATGTGATAGATTACATCCTCGATAGCATCAATACCATCCTGTCAATCAATATGAAACCCAGaaagcttcataaatttttttcacCTTCACAGAACAAGCACGCAAGGAACCTAACAACTTCCCAGTaccttctttaaaaaaaaaaaaaatccagtacCTGAACAGTGAAGTGAAACTCATGGTGGACAGTTCCCAAATAATCAGCAACCTTCCTTGCTGCCAACAAATCTGGTGAGCCCTGCAACAAAGGGGGGATACGATCAAAGCTGCAGAACTTCATTGTTCCTCAGAAAAATTGAAGGAAGAATATTTGAGGATCATTTTATCAACCTCCAAGCCAACACAGAAGGAATGGAGCTGAGTCCCCCACTGCTCTGCCGCTTTGGTTCCCGCTAAGTGGCGTGCAGTAACAGCAGCAACTAGCGATGAATCCAGGCCACCAGATAACAAAACTCCAAATGGAACATCCGTCATGAGTCTCTTAATGACGGCCTGCGCAAATCAACAGGAGATAATTATCTCATTTATGAAGCCTTGCCAAAGTTTAATTGTTTAGTCAAATATGTAAGCTTACTGTGTTTAAGCATAGAAAGTTCAGGTTGCAATCAACCTGAAATTAGAGCTATGCAAGCTTACATTTTCAAAGGCCTTCCTCAGAGCAAGGGGGTCATATGGGAGTGATGGAATAGTCTCCGAGTACCAGGTTGGGTTATACCATCTCTTATAGCCGCCTTCCTTGCTGGAGTAGAGACAGCCAGGGGGGGAGACCTCAAAATGTTCGCAGTCATCATTCAGTCCTTTCATCTCCGACGATATCCAAACAGAACCTGTAAAACGAAAGAAGATCCAATTTATTACTTCTAGCATCTTCAGGGGGAAGTTCATTACCTTAACAATTTTTGTGAGAATTGGTAGATCAAAGAAAGCCAAATTAAAAGCTCTAGCTAGCCCAATACAAGCAAAGCATCAAGAGAAATATATATGTAGCTACAAAGATTACCATCAAGGCTTtcatcaaaagaagaagaagaagaagaagaaatgaacTTAAGCTACattaggaggaaaaaaaaaaaaaagattaccaTCGAGGCCCCAGCCAATGTAGAGCGGAGTGATGCCAATTGCATCTCGGGCAGCAATGAAACTGCTGTCACGCGTGTCCAGCAACACAAATGAGAACATCCCATCCAGCATGTCCACAAAACTGTCTCCATATTCCTCATACTGTCACAAGTAATACAAGAGAAGAATTCCATCTCACTTTCTTCGCTCAAAAAAGATTTCATCTTTCCTAAAAagtagggaaaaaaaaaacatttctgCATATTTTAGTATATATGGCTTGTGTAATTCATAGATTTCTCACCAGATGGGCAATAACTTCACAATCGCTCCCTGTCCTGAACTTATGATTAGACAACCTTTTCCTCAGGTCTTCATGGTTGTAAATCTCTCCATTGACCTGTTTTAAACATATAATTCCTCAATCAACTCAGTTCTTTAATATacataatatacatatatatatatatatatatatatatatatatatatatatatatatatatatatatgataagaAGAAAATTCGTTAAAGAAAGTTACAGGAAAGAAATGTTGATTAAGTTCTTTAATTACAAGAGAAGTCTGCATTATTAGCCACATGTAATAGCAGCCTGCTTGACCTTCTTGATTTGTATTTATTTTCTATACGTTGTCATGGGCTGGATTGCCATTTTTTgcatcaaaagataaaaaaaaatttgttctcatatatatatatatatatatatatatatatatatatatatatatatatatatatatatatatatatatatatatatatatatatatatatatatatatatatagatatatcataGGATAAGACTCAGGATCTTTCATCGTTATCCTAGTCTTTTTTGGAGAAACTTCAACGTTATCGCTGTTAACAACGTCATTCTCTAAATACATGGAGTTAGAAGTCAGTCATCCCTGGAAGAGGCATGGATGTCAACTAATGGTAAGGGAAAAATAAATGTTTTGGGGTTTATGTTAATGATTACCGTCACGACCATGGTTTTGTCTTCATTATAAAGGGGTTGATCACCGGAAGCAGGATCAATGACTGCTAGCCGCTGATGTGCTAGAAAACAATCCCCAAACTGGTGCAGTCCGCTCCAATCTGGTCCGCGATGTTTTAATCTATATCCAAAAGAGAAACACAATATTACTTACCTATTCATTCACTCATTTTGGaagttgaaaagaacaaaacacAGACTTTtcattaattatcaaaagaaattATCTTCAAAAAAGGTTTAAAGGTTATAACAAAAGATTCCTTTTTTAATATGATAAACAAAATTCAGACTTTTCTTAGATGAGAAAGAACCATATGTATTTATCTGGAATACAAAATATAACAGAAACAGAGTGGCTTGCTCATCATCAATTATACATCATAAAGAGGTCAATATAATTCCATAAGTGTAAGAAGTACATTTGTCCATTCATGGTAAGCATTAAAGAGCTCATTTCCGTTTTTAGCCTTTTTGAGAAAGAACACAATCTTTTGTGTTTTTCctttttacaatttttttataaatagctTCTGCAAACTCTCCTTTAATAATAACGGCCGCATGGCTTTTCCTTCtttgtttatcaaaaaaaaataaaaatacaatcAACAGATTTAAGATGATGGGGTTAAATGTAAAATCTCCTTCGTTGGTTCTTTCTCCATCTTCAAGATTCAGATTCAGAGAGCATCTACCCATAAAAGGATAATTTTAAACAAGACaagcaaataatattttaaataaaataaaataaaatataaaattcaaaACCATAATCGCAACCGCAAAACCTTATCCCGACGATTCAGGATTGGAATTTATATATCTTCATTCACTTAAAAATATATAGTGTAATTCAAACGAAAAtagacaaatatatatatatacatattggaGCAAAATCATGATCATCATCAAACCCCATACAAAAATCAATCAGGAACCCAAAAGTTCCATCTTTGTcacgagagagaagagagaaggatggGATGAGTATGGATCATTGCCTGCGAGAGAGCTCGAGCACACGAACCCTCTTCGCTTGTGAATCATCCGAACATCCCAACACCGCCAGTATTCCACACATGATACTGATTGAAATGAAACTAGAGAGACCAGAAACCGTAAACCCAAACCTCTAccacagaaaagagaagaagaagaagaagatattaAACAAAAATGTAGAAAGGAAAGAGAGGGGGGTAAAGAGGGAGAAGCAGGAGTAAGAGGAGAGATGGGACAAGTGATCGTAGAGGATATATTAGGCGGCGAGCCCCTTGGCCTCCAACGCCCCCTCGCCGCCGGTCTTATAGAACCAACGGCGTCGCACCCCCGCGCAGTGCGATGGCGGGGCGCCACGTCATGGGCACCGCAGGACCACTGAAGCGACGCACGGGATCGCCACGCGTCGCCTCCTCGCTCGCTGGACCACGTCAAAGAAAGGGAACCGGCGTTATCCGTTCCGGATCCCGAGAGCTCAGTTAGGTGGGCCCCACTTTGCGGGCAACGAAGATCGCCGGACTATCTCCGCCGTCCACGTTCCCTCATGGACACGTGGTACCAGCGTGCTGTCGCTCTGAGGCAGGCGTACGGTCTCCGGGGCCCACGCCTCAGACGTCGTCGAATCGCGCTCGATCGAGAGCGTGGATGGCGTGCTCTTTCTTCTTACATTTGTCTTTGCCATTTCTAGCCGCGGTAGATTAGGTGGAGATTTATCCTTATCCTCGGGAGTGGTGAATATGGATACTATCATCATCAGTCGAATAAACTTAGTATGTTGTCATCTTTCCTTACATTAATATTCTTAGATTTTTTACATCATGATAGCGTTTCCTCTAGTAGCCCATTATCCATATTAAGGGAGAAGCAAatgtaaataaaaatagaaaatgcaaTACACATCATAATTGAGTTCTTTTATTTATAAAAGGTAAATGAAATTTTCCTAAAGGGGAAGTAATATTTTTGTCCATGTACATATGTGACTACACCTGCATGGCACCTACAATTGGCAGCTTAATCAATGTAGTTGTCGTAAGTACATCTTTGGTCGGTTTGTCCAGTAAAACGACATT
The Phoenix dactylifera cultivar Barhee BC4 chromosome 3, palm_55x_up_171113_PBpolish2nd_filt_p, whole genome shotgun sequence DNA segment above includes these coding regions:
- the LOC103709410 gene encoding asparagine synthetase [glutamine-hydrolyzing]-like, with the protein product MCGILAVLGCSDDSQAKRVRVLELSRRLKHRGPDWSGLHQFGDCFLAHQRLAVIDPASGDQPLYNEDKTMVVTVNGEIYNHEDLRKRLSNHKFRTGSDCEVIAHLYEEYGDSFVDMLDGMFSFVLLDTRDSSFIAARDAIGITPLYIGWGLDGSVWISSEMKGLNDDCEHFEVSPPGCLYSSKEGGYKRWYNPTWYSETIPSLPYDPLALRKAFENAVIKRLMTDVPFGVLLSGGLDSSLVAAVTARHLAGTKAAEQWGTQLHSFCVGLEGSPDLLAARKVADYLGTVHHEFHFTVQDGIDAIEDVIYHIETYDVTTIRASIPMFLMARKIKSLGVKMVISGEGSDELFGGYLYFHKAPNKEEFHRETCRKIKALHQYDCLRANKATSAWGLEVRVPFLDKEFIKVAMSIDPEYKMIKPDMGRIEKWVLRKAFDDEENPYLPKHILYRQKEQFSDGVGYSWIDGLKAHAAEHVTDKMMQNAQHIYPHNTPATKEAYCYRMIFERFFPQNSARMTVPGGPSVACSTAKAIEWDAQWSNNLDPSGRAALGVHSSAYDPLLPTSSAIGNAPAKVVNKKPRMVEVGTPGLAIST